The following proteins are co-located in the Musa acuminata AAA Group cultivar baxijiao unplaced genomic scaffold, Cavendish_Baxijiao_AAA HiC_scaffold_1041, whole genome shotgun sequence genome:
- the LOC135665743 gene encoding photosystem I P700 chlorophyll a apoprotein A1, which produces MIIRSPEPEVKIVVDRDPIKTSFEEWARPGHFSRTIAKGPDTTTWIWNLHADAHDFDSHTSDLEEISRKVFSAHFGQLSIIFLWLSGMYFHGARFSNYEAWLSDPTHIAPSAQVVWPIVGQEILNGDVGGGFRGIQITSGFFQIWRASGITSELQLYCTAIGALVFASLMLFAGWFHYHKAAPKLAWFQDVESMLNHHLAGLLGLGSLSWAGHQIHVSLPINQFLDAGVDPKEIPLPHEFILNRDLLAQLYPSFAEGATPFFTLNWSKYAEFLTFRGGLDPITGGLWLTDIAHHHLAIAILFLIAGHMYRTNWGIGHSIKDILEAHKGPFTGQGHKGLYEILTTSWHAQLSLNLAMLGSLTIIVAHHMYSMPPYPYLAIDYGTQLSLFTHHMWIGGFLIVGAAAHAAIFMVRDYDPTTRYNDLLDRVLRHRDAIISHLNWACIFLGFHSFGLYIHNDTMSALGRPQDMFSDTAIQLQPIFAQWVQNTHALAPGITAPGATASTSLTWGGGELVAVGGKVALLPIPLGTADFLVHHIHAFTIHVTVLILLKGVLFARSSRLIPDKANLGFRFPCDGPGRGGTCQVSAWDHVFLGLFWMYNAISVVIFHFSWKMQSDVWGTISDQGVVTHITGGNFAQSSITINGWLRDFLWAQASQVIQSYGSSLSAYGLFFLGAHFVWAFSLMFLFSGRGYWQELIESIVWAHNKLKVAPATQPRALSIVQGRAVGVTHYLLGGIATTWAFFLARIIAVG; this is translated from the coding sequence atgattattcgttcgccggaaccagaagtgaaaattgttgtagatagggatcccataaaaacgtctttcgaggaatgggccagacccggccatttctcaagaacaatagctaagggccctgatactaccacttggatctggaacctacatgctgatgctcacgatttcgatagtcataccagtgatttggaggagatctctcgaaaagtatttagtgctcattttggtcaactctccattatctttctttggctgagtggcatgtacttccatggcgctcgtttttccaattatgaagcatggctaagtgatcctactcacattgcacccagtgcccaggtagtttggccaatagtaggtcaagaaatattgaatggtgatgtgggtggaggtttccgaggaatacaaataacctccgggttttttcagatttggcgagcatctggaataactagtgaattacaactctattgtaccgccattggcgcattggtctttgcatcgttaatgctttttgctggttggttccattatcacaaagccgcccccaaattggcttggttccaagatgtagaatctatgttaaatcaccacttagcggggttactaggacttgggtctctttcttgggcgggacaccaaatccatgtatctttaccgattaaccaatttctcgacgctggagttgatcctaaagagataccgcttcctcatgaatttatcttgaatcgggaccttttggctcaactttatcccagttttgccgagggagcaaccccctttttcaccttgaattggtcaaaatacgcggaatttcttacttttcgcggaggattggacccaataacaggtggtctatggctgaccgatattgcacaccatcatttagctattgcaattcttttcctgatcgctggtcatatgtatagaacCAACTGGGGCATTGGTCATAGCATTAAAGACATTTTAGAGGCTCATAAAGGTCCATTTACAGGCCAGGGCCATAAAGGACTCTATGAAATCCTAACAACGTCGTGGCATGCTCAATTATCTCTTAACCTGGCTATGTTAGGCTCTTTAACCATTATTGTAGCTCACCATATGTATTCCATGCCTCCCTATCCATACCTAGCTATTGACTATGGTACACAACTTTCGTTGTTCACACATCACATGTGGATCGGTGGGTTTCTCATAGTTGGTGCTGCTGCACATGCAGCAATTTTTATGGTAAGAGATTACGATCCAACTACTCGATACAACGATCTATTAGATCGTGTCCTTAGACACCGCGATGCAATCATATCACATCTTAACTGGGCATGTATATTTCTGGGTTTTCACAGTTTTGGCTTGTATATTCATAATGATACCATGAGCGCTTTAGGGCGTCCACAAGATATGTTTTCAGATACCGCTATACAATTACAACCCATCTTTGCTCAATGGGTACAAAACACCCATGCTTTAGCACCCGGCATAACAGCTCCTGGTGCAACAGCAAGTACCAGCTTAACTTGGGGAGGTGGTGAGTTGGTAGCAGTAGGCGGCAAAGTAGCTTTGTTACCTATTCCATTAGGAACCGCAGACTTCTTAGTCCATCATATTCATGCATTTACGATCCACGTGACTGTATTGATACTACTGAAAGGTGTTCTATTTGCTCGCAGTTCCCGTTTGATACCTGATAAAGCAAATCTTGGTTTTCGTTTTCCTTGTGATGGACCTGGAAGAGGGGGGACATGTCAAGTATCTGCCTGGGATCATGTCTTCTTAGGTCTATTCTGGATGTACAATGCGATTTCCGTAGTTATTTTCCATTTCAGTTGGAAAATGCAGTCGGATGTTTGGGGTACTATAAGTGATCAAGGGGTAGTAACTCATATTACAGGAGGAAACTTTGCGCAGAGTTCCATTACTATTAATGGGTGGCTTCGAGATTTCTTATGGGCACAGGCATCTCAGGTAATTCAGTCTTATGGTTCTTCATTATCTGCATATGGTCTCTTTTTCTTAGGTGCTCATTTTGTCTGGGCTTTCAGTTTAATGTTTCTATTCAGTGGCCGTGGTTATTGGCAAGAACTCATTGAATCCATCGTTTGGGCTCATAACAAATTAAAAGTTGCTCCTGCTACTCAGCCTAGAGCCTTGAGCATTGTACAAGGACGTGCTGTAGGAGTAACCCATTACCTTCTGGGTGGAATTGCCACAACATGGGCATTCTTCTTAGCAAGAATTATTGCAGTAGGATAA
- the LOC135665744 gene encoding photosystem I P700 chlorophyll a apoprotein A2: MALRFPRFSQGLAQDPTTRRIWFGIATAHDFESHDDITEERLYQNIFASHFGQLAIIFLWTSGNLFHVAWQGNFESWIQDPLHVRPIAHAIWDPHFGQPAVEAFTRGGATGPVNIAYSGVYQWWYTIGLRTNEDLYTGALFLLFLSAISLIAGWLHLQPKWKPSVSWFKNAESRLNHHLSGLFGVSSLAWTGHLVHVAIPGSRGQYVRWNNFLDVLPYPQGLGPLFTGQWNLYAQNPDSSSHLFGTSQGTGTAILTLLGGFHPQTQSLWLTDIAHHHLAIAFIFLIAGHMYRTNFGIGHSIKDLLETHIPPGGRLGRGHKGLYDTINNSLHFQLGLALASLGVITSLVAQHMYSLPAYAFIAQDFTTQAALYTHHQYIAGFIMTGAFAHGAIFFIRDYNPEQNEDNVLARMLDHKEAIISHLSWASLFLGFHTLGLYVHNDVMLAFGTPEKQILIEPIFAQWIQSAHGKTSYGFDVLLSSTNGPAFNAGRSIWLPGWLNAVNENSNSLFLTIGPGDFLVHHAIALGLHTTTLILVKGALDARGSKLMPDKKDFGYSFPCDGPGRGGTCDISAWDAFYLAVFWMLNTIGWVTFYWHWKHITLWQGNVSQFNESSTYLMGWLRDYLWLNSSQLINGYNPFGMNSLSVWAWMFLFGHLVWATGFMFLISWRGYWQELIETLAWAHERTPLANLIRWRDKPVALSIVQARLVGLAHFSVGYIFTYAAFLIASTSGKFG, encoded by the coding sequence ATGGCATTAAGATTTCCGAGGTTTAGCCAAGGCTTAGCTCAGGACCCCACTACTCGTCGTATTTGGTTTGGTATTGCTACCGCACATGACTTCGAGAGTCATGATGATATTACTGAGGAACGTCTTTATCAGAACATTTTTGCTTCTCACTTTGGGCAATTAGCAATAATCTTTCTGTGGACGTCCGGAAATCTCTTTCATGTAGCTTGGCAAGGAAATTTTGAGTCATGGATACAAGACCCTTTACATGTAAGACCTATTGCTCATGCAATTTGGGATCCTCATTTTGGTCAACCAGCTGTAGAAGCCTTTACTCGAGGAGGTGCTACCGGTCCAGTGAATATCGCTTATTCCGGCGTTTATCAGTGGTGGTATACAATCGGATTACGCACTAATGAAGATCTTTATACTGGAGctctttttctattatttctttctgctaTATCCTTAATAGCGGGTTGGTTACACTTACAACCAAAATGGAAACCAAGCGTTTCGTGGTTCAAAAATGCCGAATctcgtctaaatcatcatttgTCAGGACTTTTCGGAGTGAGTTCTTTGGCTTGGACAGGACATTTAGTTCATGTCGCTATTCCAGGATCCAGGGGACAGTACGTCAGATGGAATAATTTTTTAGATGTATTACCCTATCCTCAAGGGTTGGGACCACTTTTTACGGGTCAGTGGAATCTTTATGCCCAAAACCCTGATTCGAGTAGCCATTTATTTGGTACTTCCCAAGGAACAGGAACTGCCATTCTAACCCTTCTCGGTGGATTTCATCCACAAACGCAAAGTTtatggctgaccgatattgctcatcatcatttagctattgcatttattttcctgatcgctggtcatatgtatagaacTAACTTCGGGATTGGGCACAGTATCAAAGATCTTTTAGAAACACATATTCCTCCAGGGGGTCGATTAGGGCGTGGGCATAAGGGTCTTTATGACACAATCAATAATTCGCTTCATTTTCAATTAGGTCTTGCTCTAGCCTCTTTAGGGGTTATTACTTCCTTAGTAGCTCAACACATGTACTCTTTACCTGCTTATGCATTCATAGCACAAGACTTTACTACTCAAGCTGCGTTATATACTCatcaccaatacatcgcagggtttatCATGACAGGAGCCTTTGCTCATGGAGCTATATTCTTCATTAGAGATTACAATCCAGAACAGAATGAGGATAATGTATTGGCAAGAATGTTAGACCACAAAGAAGCTATCATATCTCATTTAAGTTGGGCCAGCCTGTTTCTTGGGTTCCATACCTTGGGCCTTTATGTTCATAACGATGTTATGCTCGCTTTTGGTACTCCGGaaaaacaaatcttgattgaacCTATATTTGCCCAATGGATACAATCCGCTCATGGTAAGACTTCATATGGGTTCGATGTACTCTTATCTTCAACGAATGGCCCAGCATTCAATGCAGGTCGAAGCATATGGTTACCGGGCTGGTTGAATGCTGTTAATGAGAATAGTAATTCACTCTTCTTAACAATAGGTCCTGGGGACTTCTTGGTTCATCATGCTATTGCTCTAGGTTTGCATACAACTACACTGATTTTAGTAAAAGGTGCTTTAGATGCACGTGGTTCCAAGTTAATGCCAGATAAAAAGGATTTCGGTTATAGTTTTCCTTGCGACGGCCCAGGACGCGGCGGTACTTGTGATATTTCTGCTTGGGACGCATTTTATTTGGCAGTTTTCTGGATGTTAAATACCATTGGGTGGGTTACTTTTTATTGGCATTGGAAACACATCACTTTATGGCAGGGTAACGTTTCACAATTTAATGAATCTTCCACTTATTTAATGGGATGGTTAAGAGATTATCTATGGTTAAACTCTTCACAACTTATCAATGGATATAATCCTTTTGGTATGAATAGTTTATCCGTATGGGCGTGGATGTTCTTATTTGGACATCTTGTTTGGGCTACTggatttatgtttttaatttcttGGCGCGGATATTGGCAGGAATTGATTGAAACTTTAGCATGGGCTCATGAACGCACACCTTTGGCTAATTTGATTCGATGGAGAGATAAGCCAGTGGCTCTTTCCATTGTGCAAGCAAGATTGGTTGGATTAGCCCACTTTTCCGTAGGCTATATATTCACTTATGCAGCTTTCTTGATTGCCTCTACATCAGGAAAATttggttaa